One Stratiformator vulcanicus genomic window, CGCTTCGATGCCGTCGACACATTCGGCGAAGCAAATTGCCTCGCCGGCGGACTGGGACAATTCGAGGCGAAGTACCTCATGCCGATGGCAATGGCCCATGCGGGGCGGTTGGAAAAATTTGGTGCGTAAGCGGGCGGGCATTGCCCGAGTTGGTTCCTGCGGCAGCGTTTAAGTTCACAAAGCGAGATTAATTCGTGCGCCTTTCAAATTCTGCCGCGCTATTCATTCTCTTTTTTAGCAGTGCAATATGTAGTTTTGCTGACGCGGAAGACGTTTTCGACAACGGCAACTTCCGATGGTCAGTCTCGGAACCGCTGCTCGGGATTGAACCTTCGAAACTGCCACCGTCGGAGTCTCCCTGGGTCGCGGTTAAAGACTCGAGTATCGTGCGTTATGACAGGAAGTGGCATCTGTTCTGCACGATCCGCAACACCAGCAGCGAGGACGGCCGGATTCGCATTGGTTATATTTCTTTTAAAGATTGGACCGAAGCGCCCACAAAGAAGTGGCATCTATTGCAACTGACTGACGGATATCACGGGGCACCACAGATATTTTACTTCACGCCCCACCGAAAATGGTATTTAATTTACCAGGCGGTTGATGAATCGCGTGGCCTGGGGTTCGGACCCTGTTTTTCAACCAACGAGAATATCGATGACCCGGCCGGATGGACTTTACCAGAACCGTTGTATGTGGTGCCGGAGGGGGAAAAGTCGGGTCTCGACTTCTGGGTGATTTGCGATCGCCAACGGGCACACCTTTTCTTCACCACACTCGATGGCCGGATGCGACGCGCCGAGACCTTGCTAAAAGACTTTCCCGATCAAGGTTGGTCAAAGCCTGTTGTGGCCTTAAAGGCCGACATTTTCGAAGCGAGCCATACCTATCGCCTGAAGGGTCGTGATCAATACCTTTCATTAATTGAGGCCCAAAATCGCGGGCGCCGATATTACAAGGCTTTTATCGCGAACAAGCTCGACGGAGAGTGGCGACCGCTCGCGGCATCGCGTGAAAAACCATTCGCCTCGCCGGTGAATGTCGTCAATCAACGACAATCATGGACGACCTCTTACAGTCACGGCGAATTAATCCGAACCGGCGTTGATGAACACCTCGAGGTTGATCCTGATGATTTGCAATTCCTTTTCCAAGGGGTCAGTGATGAAGACCGAACTGGCAAAGGCTACGGTATCATCCCGTGGAAATTGGGATTGCTCAGGGCGGTGAAATCCGAAGATTAGGCAGATTGAGCAGCCGGATTTCCGAGCTGTCACCGGGCG contains:
- a CDS encoding non-reducing end alpha-L-arabinofuranosidase family hydrolase, with the translated sequence MRLSNSAALFILFFSSAICSFADAEDVFDNGNFRWSVSEPLLGIEPSKLPPSESPWVAVKDSSIVRYDRKWHLFCTIRNTSSEDGRIRIGYISFKDWTEAPTKKWHLLQLTDGYHGAPQIFYFTPHRKWYLIYQAVDESRGLGFGPCFSTNENIDDPAGWTLPEPLYVVPEGEKSGLDFWVICDRQRAHLFFTTLDGRMRRAETLLKDFPDQGWSKPVVALKADIFEASHTYRLKGRDQYLSLIEAQNRGRRYYKAFIANKLDGEWRPLAASREKPFASPVNVVNQRQSWTTSYSHGELIRTGVDEHLEVDPDDLQFLFQGVSDEDRTGKGYGIIPWKLGLLRAVKSED